Proteins from a genomic interval of Rubinisphaera italica:
- a CDS encoding radical SAM protein, producing the protein MNTTDQSVPSGAIPQQIDYALDRLPPAQHIKLYNSGNFFDSKAIPPADYSDITQRVRRFENVIVENHPRLCTDKCLHFQSMLEETSLEIAMGLETIHPRVLPALNKQMNLNDYTRAVEYLLNHGIAVRSFILLKPPFLLEEEGVEWALKSIEYAFANGVGCCAVIPTRSGNGMMEQLEAKMHFVPPCLSSLERVMEEGLAVANARGRVIVDLWDLERFANCDRCFEQRRERLHRMNLVQKNLPPIACSCQKVRL; encoded by the coding sequence ATGAACACGACCGACCAATCAGTTCCTTCAGGCGCTATCCCTCAACAAATCGATTATGCACTCGATCGACTGCCTCCTGCACAACATATCAAACTCTATAACAGCGGGAATTTCTTTGATTCCAAAGCCATTCCTCCTGCGGATTATTCCGATATTACTCAGCGCGTGAGGAGGTTTGAAAACGTAATCGTCGAAAACCATCCACGACTATGTACGGATAAATGTTTACATTTTCAAAGTATGCTTGAAGAGACCTCGCTGGAGATAGCGATGGGGCTGGAGACCATACATCCGCGTGTATTGCCCGCGCTTAACAAGCAAATGAATTTGAATGATTACACACGGGCGGTCGAATATTTGCTCAATCACGGAATTGCCGTTCGCAGCTTTATTTTACTCAAGCCACCTTTTCTGCTGGAAGAGGAAGGTGTCGAATGGGCGTTAAAATCAATTGAATACGCTTTTGCAAATGGTGTCGGTTGCTGCGCTGTCATTCCGACGCGATCTGGTAATGGTATGATGGAACAATTGGAGGCGAAAATGCATTTTGTTCCCCCATGTTTAAGCTCGCTGGAGCGGGTCATGGAAGAGGGGTTGGCAGTAGCAAATGCGCGTGGACGAGTCATTGTCGATTTGTGGGATCTTGAGCGTTTTGCGAACTGTGATCGCTGTTTTGAGCAACGCCGCGAACGCTTGCATCGTATGAATCTCGTGCAGAAGAACTTACCTCCGATTGCGTGTTCTTGTCAAAAGGTTCGATTATGA
- a CDS encoding neutral/alkaline non-lysosomal ceramidase N-terminal domain-containing protein, which translates to MTRSLLYLIVILWGIAIPLEKTEAEAVKFRAGASAVDVSPQQFPVSLRSGKAMDASAVHDPLHARAIVLDDGETTLAIAVLDALGAPPEMLNEAKQIAAEKTGIPIERMLISSTHSHSTPPSNRTEGSPGDVAYRVLLVNGLAQAIIEAYEKLEPASVGVASHDLPDEVFNRRWFLKPGKMPVNPFGKMDIVKMNPGTSPDVLDRPAGPTDPELMILSLQDEKRKPIGLLANYALHYVGGIKEKHASSDYFGEFSRLMPSRLRADPEFVAMMSNGASGDINNIPFLVNRPPREPFEQIRIVAAKAADAAYFAYRKIDTYDRNVTLDMLEREIDLKYRRPSEEDVAAAQKVLALTDPVEISKLPNKAQGYARQTIRANEREEEFLTVTIQAIRVGEFAIVGIPFETLVEIGLEIKDRSPFTKTMVIGLANGRHGYLPPPEQHRLGGYETWLGTNIVQEDASVILTENLLEMLNELKSSIKYGN; encoded by the coding sequence ATGACTCGTTCATTACTTTATCTGATTGTTATCCTTTGGGGGATCGCGATTCCGTTGGAGAAAACCGAGGCAGAGGCTGTAAAGTTTCGGGCAGGAGCATCTGCAGTGGATGTTTCTCCTCAGCAGTTTCCCGTCAGTTTGCGAAGTGGAAAAGCGATGGATGCGAGCGCAGTTCATGATCCACTTCATGCCCGCGCAATCGTACTGGATGATGGCGAGACGACTCTCGCGATTGCCGTTCTCGATGCCCTGGGGGCTCCTCCAGAAATGCTTAACGAAGCGAAGCAGATTGCTGCAGAGAAAACGGGAATTCCGATCGAGCGGATGCTGATCTCGTCGACTCATTCTCATTCGACGCCGCCTTCTAATCGAACGGAAGGTTCGCCGGGCGATGTGGCGTATCGTGTATTGCTGGTTAATGGTCTCGCTCAGGCGATCATTGAAGCATATGAAAAACTGGAGCCTGCATCTGTGGGCGTGGCGTCACATGACCTTCCTGACGAGGTCTTCAATCGACGCTGGTTTTTGAAGCCAGGCAAGATGCCCGTGAATCCCTTTGGGAAGATGGACATCGTCAAGATGAACCCCGGTACAAGCCCGGACGTTCTCGATCGACCGGCTGGCCCGACCGATCCGGAGTTGATGATCCTGTCACTCCAAGACGAAAAGCGAAAACCAATTGGACTGCTGGCGAACTACGCATTGCATTATGTGGGTGGCATCAAGGAGAAGCATGCATCGTCTGATTACTTTGGTGAGTTTTCACGCTTGATGCCGAGTCGCTTGCGAGCTGATCCCGAGTTTGTGGCGATGATGTCCAATGGAGCTTCAGGAGACATCAACAATATTCCTTTTCTCGTGAATCGCCCTCCTCGTGAGCCGTTCGAACAGATCCGAATTGTTGCTGCTAAAGCAGCCGATGCGGCCTATTTTGCGTACAGGAAAATCGATACATACGACCGCAACGTGACACTGGACATGTTAGAGAGGGAAATCGACCTTAAGTATCGGCGACCGAGCGAAGAGGATGTGGCTGCCGCACAAAAAGTGCTCGCATTGACGGATCCAGTTGAGATTTCCAAATTGCCCAATAAAGCACAAGGCTATGCCCGTCAGACAATTCGCGCAAATGAGCGTGAAGAAGAATTTTTAACGGTCACCATACAGGCAATTCGAGTTGGCGAGTTTGCGATTGTTGGCATTCCTTTTGAAACACTCGTTGAGATCGGCCTGGAAATCAAAGACCGCAGTCCGTTTACGAAAACAATGGTGATTGGTCTGGCCAATGGTCGGCATGGTTACCTGCCTCCTCCAGAACAACATCGACTCGGTGGGTATGAAACCTGGCTCGGTACAAACATTGTCCAAGAAGACGCCTCAGTGATACTGACTGAGAATCTCCTGGAGATGCTGAATGAATTGAAGAGTTCAATCAAATATGGCAATTGA
- a CDS encoding asparagine synthase-related protein yields the protein MHSAVPVERLVNLLNPAGNLIFNMSVDQAAERVGSGDPQQVRAIDGHFALIHKQGQQIRMARSLGRPMRYFLAKRTEGPCLIVAERIDEIYNFLCNEGLAGQFHPSYTRMVPAHHIVELALVGCPDPNPEAIRYFTPQRNRWSTDLDEISRKYMGKLAGEIDHWLNTISKEEPLGVLFSGGIDSGAVLLVLYHVLLKRGESPARLKAFTLTVDEGGSDTAQAEQFLSELDLTLFWEQIPVHRDDLDYREAVKIIEDYKPLDVQAATMTLALCRGIRNRYPDWKYLIDGDGGDENLKDYPIEENSELTIRSVLNNPLLYQEGWGVQAVKHSLVYSGGQSRGHVRTHAPARHFGFHGFSPYALPNVIEVAEGIPFVELTDWQQDRLYELKGEIIRRGVKAITGLTMPIFEKRRFQQGAMEDQLFKELFPAEETTYRQAFAGQYE from the coding sequence ATGCATTCAGCCGTGCCAGTTGAACGATTGGTCAACTTGCTCAATCCTGCGGGAAATCTCATTTTCAATATGTCTGTTGACCAAGCTGCAGAGCGGGTTGGTTCAGGAGATCCCCAACAGGTTCGGGCAATTGATGGTCATTTTGCTCTAATTCACAAACAGGGGCAGCAGATCCGCATGGCACGTTCTCTTGGGCGTCCAATGCGATATTTTCTTGCCAAGAGAACAGAGGGGCCTTGCCTGATTGTGGCTGAACGGATTGACGAGATTTACAACTTTCTATGCAACGAAGGTTTGGCAGGGCAGTTTCATCCGTCTTACACCCGCATGGTCCCGGCTCACCATATTGTTGAACTCGCGCTAGTGGGGTGTCCTGATCCCAACCCCGAGGCGATCCGCTATTTCACTCCGCAGCGGAATCGATGGAGTACCGATCTCGACGAAATTAGTCGAAAATATATGGGTAAACTGGCGGGTGAAATCGACCATTGGCTCAATACGATTTCCAAAGAAGAACCGCTAGGGGTCCTCTTCTCAGGTGGGATTGACAGTGGAGCGGTACTCTTGGTGCTCTATCATGTTTTGCTCAAACGTGGCGAGTCTCCTGCACGGCTCAAGGCATTTACATTGACTGTTGATGAGGGGGGATCGGATACCGCACAAGCCGAACAGTTTCTTAGTGAACTGGATTTAACACTGTTTTGGGAACAGATTCCTGTCCATCGCGATGATTTGGATTATCGTGAAGCGGTTAAGATTATTGAGGATTACAAGCCACTCGACGTTCAGGCTGCGACAATGACTCTGGCTCTGTGTCGTGGTATTCGAAATCGCTATCCTGATTGGAAATATCTGATTGATGGGGATGGAGGAGATGAGAATCTTAAGGATTATCCCATTGAAGAAAACTCGGAACTCACGATTCGAAGTGTTCTGAACAATCCCCTTTTGTATCAAGAGGGCTGGGGTGTGCAGGCGGTCAAGCACTCGTTGGTTTACTCTGGAGGACAAAGCCGTGGGCATGTTCGCACGCATGCACCAGCTAGACATTTCGGATTTCACGGCTTTAGTCCATATGCTTTGCCCAATGTGATTGAAGTTGCAGAAGGAATTCCTTTTGTCGAATTGACGGATTGGCAGCAAGATCGACTTTACGAACTTAAGGGCGAGATTATAAGACGGGGTGTGAAGGCGATTACGGGCCTGACGATGCCCATCTTCGAAAAACGGCGGTTTCAGCAAGGTGCGATGGAAGATCAACTGTTCAAGGAATTATTCCCCGCTGAAGAAACAACCTATCGGCAAGCATTCGCAGGGCAGTATGAATAA
- a CDS encoding DUF1559 domain-containing protein: MLKLRHAFTLIELLVVIAIIAILVALLLPAVQQAREAARRSSCKNNLKQLGLALHNYHDVHNCFPEGNFGSWHDSGNGTNAWRGFSTHAMLLPFMEQSAIYDGMDFNLRYDQAPNSTLKNTKIAGYQCPSDNAYPGGEAGVNYVVSAGPTTFWGIAIGDQVGMFNRNRTIRFRDLNDGTSNVIAMSEALHGDNASVYSPQQDLVRAQAFPGGFPDVFATRAQLDSYGTTCSANTGSLHSHTRREWMNGIGGQTVFNTLNTPNSQNPDCHPCTGCGWYDSKGVWTARSRHKGGVQVLLGDGAVRFVGENIDFNTWQRLGHISDGNVIGEF, encoded by the coding sequence ATGCTAAAACTGCGCCATGCATTTACGTTGATCGAACTTTTGGTAGTTATCGCAATTATTGCCATACTTGTGGCATTATTGCTTCCTGCTGTTCAACAGGCCCGTGAAGCGGCTCGTCGTTCCTCATGTAAGAACAACCTTAAACAGCTTGGGCTGGCACTTCACAATTATCATGATGTCCACAACTGTTTTCCTGAGGGTAACTTCGGATCATGGCATGACTCAGGCAATGGTACTAATGCATGGAGAGGTTTCAGTACTCATGCGATGCTGCTGCCGTTCATGGAACAGTCAGCCATCTACGATGGAATGGATTTTAATCTCAGGTACGATCAGGCACCAAATAGTACGCTCAAAAATACTAAAATTGCTGGTTATCAGTGTCCTTCGGACAATGCGTACCCTGGGGGAGAAGCGGGTGTGAATTATGTTGTCAGTGCCGGACCGACGACTTTTTGGGGAATTGCAATCGGCGACCAGGTTGGAATGTTCAATCGGAATCGAACAATTCGATTCCGTGATCTGAATGATGGGACTTCAAATGTCATTGCCATGTCTGAAGCGTTGCACGGAGACAATGCAAGCGTCTACAGTCCTCAACAGGATTTGGTTCGGGCACAGGCATTCCCTGGTGGCTTTCCAGATGTCTTTGCGACACGTGCCCAACTGGACAGTTACGGGACAACGTGTAGCGCGAATACTGGAAGCTTGCATAGCCATACACGCAGAGAATGGATGAATGGTATTGGTGGCCAAACGGTATTCAATACTTTGAATACACCGAACTCACAGAATCCGGATTGTCATCCTTGCACTGGTTGTGGCTGGTATGATAGTAAGGGTGTCTGGACGGCTCGAAGTCGTCATAAGGGTGGTGTCCAGGTCTTACTGGGTGACGGCGCAGTCCGTTTTGTAGGAGAGAATATCGATTTTAATACCTGGCAGCGATTGGGACATATCTCTGATGGAAATGTAATTGGCGAGTTCTAG
- a CDS encoding FG-GAP repeat domain-containing protein — translation MPYLQLIHYSMLSLVLCPIVLVLGCGGSDSNDQPSSSTDSQFESDTLAEETVTFRCSEALEQLKIIYNNGEEAEQFSIVESLGGGVGVFDYDRDGWLDLIFPGGGTFSESTLEGLPTRILRQSAPEQFTDVSYAAGTEVVRHYTHGIANGDYNNDGFTDVLITGYGGLQLLSNNGDGSFSDVTDQVGLHDSSWSASAAWGDFNNDGFLDIYITHYVNWSIENNPICFNQDGHRDVCAPPDFSGLDDVIYLNSGDGTFTANREALGLSPEGKGLGVLLADWDEDGDLDIYVANDTVPNFFYSNNGNATFTEKALISGLAIDDMANSNGSMGLAVIDLDRDHRADIFVTNYEEELSALYMNLGGSNFSYESRQAGLNRLGKLFVGFGCVAGDFDLDGDHDVVISNGHAVRYPTNGELKQEPLLLINNDGRLNRMNAVPSSYFGQTHRGRGLATGDINRDGQLDLVFANILEPAVLLFGEVQQPQNRLLVSLVGRKVNRDAIGARVCIKMKSSELVEWTTAGMGYLSSSPNELLFVIPEEEVIEEIEIMWPGGDVSSVSADYLDLTMNDQGFGHLRIVE, via the coding sequence ATGCCATATCTCCAACTCATTCACTACTCGATGCTCTCACTGGTTCTGTGTCCAATTGTTCTCGTACTGGGTTGTGGTGGATCGGACTCTAATGATCAGCCGTCATCATCCACTGATTCGCAATTTGAGTCGGATACTTTAGCTGAGGAAACCGTTACCTTCCGATGCTCGGAAGCGTTAGAACAACTGAAAATCATCTACAACAACGGCGAAGAGGCAGAGCAGTTTTCAATTGTTGAATCGCTAGGTGGTGGTGTCGGGGTTTTTGACTACGATCGGGATGGCTGGTTAGACTTGATCTTCCCTGGAGGGGGGACATTTTCAGAGAGCACTTTGGAGGGCTTGCCAACTCGAATTTTGCGTCAGTCGGCTCCTGAGCAATTTACGGATGTCTCTTATGCGGCAGGAACAGAAGTTGTCCGACATTACACGCATGGAATCGCTAACGGAGACTACAACAACGATGGCTTTACCGATGTATTAATCACTGGATATGGAGGGTTGCAGCTCTTATCCAATAATGGTGACGGCAGTTTTTCCGACGTGACTGATCAAGTCGGACTGCATGATTCCTCCTGGTCCGCTTCGGCTGCATGGGGAGACTTCAACAACGATGGGTTTCTCGATATCTATATCACACATTATGTGAACTGGAGTATTGAAAATAATCCGATTTGTTTCAATCAAGATGGCCATCGTGATGTCTGTGCACCCCCAGATTTCTCCGGATTAGACGACGTCATTTATCTCAATTCGGGAGATGGAACATTTACAGCGAATCGTGAAGCTCTGGGCCTTTCACCAGAAGGAAAGGGCTTGGGGGTTTTGCTTGCTGATTGGGATGAAGATGGAGATCTCGACATTTACGTAGCTAATGATACGGTTCCCAATTTCTTTTATTCCAATAATGGCAATGCGACATTCACGGAAAAAGCTTTAATTTCGGGTTTGGCGATTGACGATATGGCCAATTCAAATGGCAGTATGGGATTGGCGGTCATAGATTTAGATCGCGATCACCGAGCAGATATATTCGTCACGAATTACGAGGAAGAACTCTCCGCTTTGTATATGAATTTAGGGGGATCAAACTTCAGCTACGAGAGTCGACAAGCAGGACTCAATCGACTTGGTAAACTTTTTGTTGGCTTTGGTTGCGTCGCAGGCGATTTCGATTTGGACGGAGACCACGATGTCGTTATTTCTAACGGACATGCGGTTCGATATCCGACGAACGGCGAATTAAAACAGGAACCTCTTCTTCTCATTAATAATGACGGAAGACTGAACAGGATGAATGCGGTACCGTCTTCTTATTTCGGCCAGACTCATCGCGGGCGGGGATTGGCTACAGGAGATATTAACCGAGATGGCCAACTCGATTTAGTTTTCGCAAATATTCTTGAGCCAGCTGTGCTCCTTTTCGGAGAAGTTCAGCAGCCACAAAATAGATTATTAGTATCGCTTGTAGGACGTAAGGTGAATCGTGATGCGATTGGTGCTCGAGTCTGTATAAAAATGAAGTCTTCAGAGCTTGTGGAGTGGACGACAGCCGGAATGGGTTACCTGTCGTCGAGCCCGAATGAATTACTGTTTGTAATTCCTGAGGAAGAAGTCATTGAGGAAATTGAAATTATGTGGCCTGGTGGAGACGTCTCATCTGTCTCAGCGGATTATTTAGACTTGACGATGAATGATCAGGGATTTGGTCATCTCAGAATCGTTGAGTAG
- a CDS encoding tetratricopeptide repeat protein — protein MKIIDEIRNRYVRWIILLAGIVVLLGTFWNFYPVYCVNRAESALYSQDLEAAQDWIQSGLHWSPDSISLHLLDARWNRRLSRFEEMNSCLSKAAEAGADKERIVHEQILASAQTGTIGPLKNQLADLLMKGKDLSDICDAYVRGCLMVYRIDEAEKVLGLWKADLPDDPQPHFLAGRLLEHQVELDGAIASFEAALQRSQQHAPAAYNLGRIYFRNQKYEKALMMYEQARDSSWNPNPALVSMAQCAIELEQPERAARYLSEVTTTEPADDLEMYRYLGDPSSVALSRYYAVKGRLAQFNNDNNRARQAYEEALTANPQDWRSRYQYSQILRKLGLSEQAKAEVEKYRDTQSALKECDESIRRLSINPNDVEARMAVARVMMEHISESQGIIWLKSVLLYDPDHVEARQMLDHYDNKHSK, from the coding sequence GTGAAAATCATCGATGAAATTCGCAACCGCTACGTACGGTGGATCATCCTGCTGGCGGGCATTGTGGTTCTACTCGGAACATTCTGGAATTTTTATCCTGTTTATTGTGTCAACAGGGCAGAGAGTGCACTTTACTCTCAAGACTTGGAAGCCGCACAGGATTGGATACAATCTGGTCTTCATTGGTCACCAGATTCCATCTCCTTGCACTTGTTAGATGCACGCTGGAATCGTCGTCTGAGTCGTTTTGAGGAAATGAATTCGTGTCTGAGCAAAGCGGCTGAAGCTGGAGCTGATAAAGAACGAATCGTTCATGAACAGATACTGGCTTCAGCTCAGACCGGAACAATTGGTCCCTTAAAAAACCAGTTGGCCGATCTGTTAATGAAAGGCAAAGACCTTTCCGACATTTGCGATGCGTACGTCCGTGGTTGCCTCATGGTTTATCGAATTGATGAAGCCGAGAAAGTCCTGGGATTGTGGAAAGCGGATCTTCCAGATGATCCGCAGCCACATTTTCTGGCCGGACGACTCCTGGAACATCAAGTCGAGCTTGACGGAGCAATCGCCTCTTTCGAGGCAGCGTTGCAACGCTCTCAACAACACGCCCCTGCTGCTTACAATCTTGGTAGAATCTATTTTAGAAACCAGAAGTACGAAAAAGCACTCATGATGTATGAGCAAGCTCGTGACTCTAGCTGGAATCCCAATCCCGCACTGGTTTCAATGGCACAATGTGCAATTGAACTGGAACAACCTGAAAGAGCAGCACGCTATCTTAGCGAAGTGACGACGACTGAACCTGCTGACGACTTGGAAATGTATCGATACTTAGGCGACCCATCTTCTGTTGCATTATCTCGCTATTACGCGGTGAAAGGTCGTCTCGCCCAATTCAATAACGACAACAATAGAGCCAGGCAAGCCTACGAAGAAGCCCTGACAGCCAATCCTCAGGATTGGCGTTCGCGTTATCAGTATTCGCAAATTCTTAGAAAATTAGGTCTTTCCGAGCAGGCTAAAGCCGAGGTCGAAAAATATCGTGACACACAAAGCGCTCTTAAAGAGTGTGATGAATCGATCCGCCGCCTTTCAATAAATCCTAATGATGTCGAGGCGAGGATGGCGGTTGCGCGTGTAATGATGGAACACATTTCCGAATCTCAGGGAATTATCTGGCTAAAAAGTGTTTTACTGTATGATCCAGATCATGTCGAAGCCCGACAAATGCTGGATCACTATGATAATAAACATAGCAAATAA
- a CDS encoding alpha/beta fold hydrolase encodes MNVEILNEAMYDQMREQNTVNNFVMSYLTALILLLIPASLQARKPNIVFILVDDQGYYDLGCYGATEVATPRIDAMAQEGIRFTDYYAAAPICSPSRAGLLTGCYPRRIGNEIWVHRADSTSGIHTDELTLAELFKDNGYATACIGKWHLGFHEQFLPRNQGFDHYFGLLHNLDPVEVVYFEDQGGVPLMRNGEIVIRPADPAELTKLYTDEAIQFIEENIDGPFFLYLPHTMLHNPLGVSEEFQGSSKWGEYGDAIQEMDHNVGRIFDSLKRLNIDDNTIVIYASDNGRGPGRTPDQKIRGHKLSTYEGGIRVPAIAWGPGLGLIAGQNSSEVVNAMDWYPTLATFAGIKVPENRVIDGRDISPLLKGESRVVPPPGQKASLNALVPLRRRWNPSGEWKSLFQRNEYHNAFFYHGSQGALAAVRWRNWKLYLNPSLELYDLANDPGESELVRNGEIIRKLRGMAILFQEEMRLDARPAGEAAPQPRVDGRTELSHALLDSLDQKLDVTYARYGNRTLEMDIYRPKSIWGQLPAIVCIHGGGWANGNRANHGNVARALAARGYVAVTISYRLSGEAPFPAAIHDCKAAVRFLRAHAREYGIDPENIGALGLSAGGHLTALLATSGGVAELEGQGGNPEFSSTIQAAVPMGAQTELQSQRTREISAIEDRGQIWRQFLEGSLDEKPETYRLASPLNHLDKNDPPCWFITGETDDPSTHAENFRGRMEEFSIPSGLSVIKNAPHPFLGKQVWFDEMVDTADNFFQNTLK; translated from the coding sequence ATGAATGTAGAAATACTGAACGAAGCGATGTATGATCAAATGAGAGAACAGAATACCGTGAATAACTTCGTTATGTCCTATCTGACAGCCCTAATATTGCTGCTAATCCCTGCCTCGCTACAGGCTAGGAAACCCAACATCGTATTCATCTTGGTTGATGATCAGGGATATTATGACCTGGGCTGCTACGGAGCCACTGAGGTTGCGACGCCACGGATCGATGCGATGGCACAGGAGGGGATACGATTTACAGACTATTATGCGGCTGCTCCAATTTGCAGCCCATCAAGAGCGGGTCTGTTGACTGGATGTTATCCCCGGCGTATCGGAAACGAGATCTGGGTGCATCGTGCTGATTCAACATCAGGAATCCATACCGATGAGCTGACACTGGCCGAGTTATTTAAAGACAACGGTTACGCTACGGCCTGTATTGGCAAATGGCACCTTGGATTTCACGAGCAGTTCCTGCCACGAAATCAGGGATTCGATCACTATTTTGGATTACTGCACAATCTTGATCCTGTTGAAGTTGTCTATTTTGAAGACCAGGGAGGCGTCCCCCTGATGCGAAATGGGGAGATCGTCATACGACCTGCTGATCCAGCAGAACTGACAAAACTCTATACTGATGAGGCGATTCAATTCATTGAAGAAAATATAGACGGCCCATTTTTTCTCTATCTGCCACATACCATGCTGCATAATCCACTTGGCGTAAGTGAAGAATTTCAGGGAAGTTCCAAGTGGGGGGAATACGGGGATGCAATTCAGGAAATGGATCACAATGTCGGACGCATTTTCGATTCTTTGAAACGTCTGAATATTGACGACAATACCATTGTGATCTATGCATCCGATAACGGACGTGGACCGGGACGTACCCCGGATCAGAAGATTCGTGGGCACAAGCTCTCGACTTATGAAGGTGGTATTCGTGTCCCTGCAATTGCCTGGGGGCCGGGGCTTGGATTGATCGCTGGTCAAAACTCTTCGGAAGTCGTGAATGCAATGGACTGGTACCCGACTCTCGCCACATTCGCGGGAATCAAAGTTCCAGAAAACCGAGTCATTGATGGGCGTGACATCAGCCCGCTTTTGAAGGGGGAAAGCCGCGTCGTGCCACCACCAGGCCAGAAGGCATCACTCAACGCATTGGTCCCACTTCGACGGCGTTGGAATCCATCAGGTGAATGGAAATCCTTGTTCCAACGGAACGAATATCACAACGCATTTTTCTATCACGGTAGTCAGGGCGCGCTAGCCGCAGTACGTTGGCGCAACTGGAAACTTTATTTGAATCCAAGTCTAGAGTTGTATGATCTGGCAAATGATCCAGGAGAATCCGAGTTGGTTCGCAATGGAGAGATCATTCGCAAGTTGCGTGGCATGGCAATTCTGTTCCAGGAGGAGATGCGACTCGATGCCCGTCCAGCCGGCGAAGCTGCTCCCCAACCCCGAGTCGATGGGCGAACCGAGTTGTCTCATGCGTTACTGGACAGTTTAGATCAAAAGTTAGATGTGACTTACGCGCGCTATGGAAATCGCACGCTGGAAATGGATATCTATCGGCCGAAATCAATTTGGGGCCAATTGCCTGCAATCGTATGCATACATGGCGGGGGCTGGGCGAATGGCAATCGAGCCAATCATGGAAACGTTGCCCGAGCGCTGGCTGCACGAGGGTATGTCGCCGTGACGATTTCTTACCGGTTGAGTGGTGAAGCTCCCTTTCCGGCAGCAATCCACGATTGTAAAGCCGCAGTAAGATTTTTAAGAGCCCACGCCAGGGAATATGGGATCGATCCCGAGAACATTGGTGCCCTCGGACTTTCCGCTGGAGGTCACCTGACCGCCTTGTTGGCGACTTCAGGCGGTGTTGCAGAACTTGAAGGTCAAGGTGGCAATCCAGAATTCAGCAGTACAATTCAGGCAGCCGTACCAATGGGGGCACAAACTGAACTGCAGTCGCAACGCACGCGTGAAATCTCTGCAATAGAAGATCGCGGCCAAATCTGGAGGCAGTTTCTCGAAGGCTCTCTGGACGAGAAGCCAGAGACTTACCGCCTCGCTTCTCCGCTAAATCATCTCGACAAGAATGACCCACCCTGCTGGTTTATTACAGGTGAAACAGACGATCCCAGTACGCACGCGGAGAATTTCCGAGGTCGAATGGAGGAGTTCAGCATTCCTTCCGGGCTCTCGGTCATCAAAAATGCACCGCATCCGTTTCTTGGTAAACAAGTCTGGTTTGATGAAATGGTTGATACAGCAGACAATTTTTTTCAAAACACCCTGAAGTAG